AACTCCACGGGGGCGGTTTTCTGTTGGGTGTCGACCTTGGCGCCATTGCCGAGCGCCACGAGCATGCGGGCGATCTCCTGCCCGGCTTCGCGGATCGGGGCGCGGGTGACGGTGAGCGGGACGGAGAAGTTCTCTGTTTTCATCGAGGACAGCCCGTCATCGTGGGAGATGACGGAGACATCGCGGCCCATCTCCAGCCCCTCTTCGCGCAGGCGACGGGTGAGGCCGAGGGTCTGCAGCGTGGAGGAGCAGAGGATCGCCGTGGGGGGCTCGCTGCCGGCGAAAAGCTGGCGGGTGAGCGCATAGCCCTCATCCTCGCTCATGGTGGCGTGGTGGATGAGGCGCGGCTCGGTCTGCAGGCTCTTCTCGGCGAAGGCTTTCTTGAAGCCGTCCAGCCGCTGGCGGGCAAACATCGTATCCGTGGGGCCATTGATCAGGGCAATGCGCCGGTGGCCGAGGTTCAGCAGCAGGCGCGTGGCGTCGTGGAAGGCGCGCTCATTGGCGATATCGTAGAAGGCGTAGGGCGCATCGGCCTCTGTCTGGCCGTGGACGACGAAGGGGAAGGCCATCTCGGTCAACGCGGCGACGCGGGCGTCTTTTACCTTGGGCGCGGAGATCACGAAGCCATCCACCTTGCCGGTGGAGGCGTAGCGCCGGTAGGTGGCGAGCCCTTCGGCGGAGGTGAGCATCACGTCCAGATCCTGCGCGGCGAGCTCCTGCGTGAAACCGGCAAGAAAATCCACGAAGTGCGGATCGTTCAGCAGATCGTCGGATTGATCGAGCACCAGACCGTAAGCCCCGGCGCGGCCCGTGGCGAGGCGTCGGGCCGAGGTGTTGGGGCGGTAGTTCAGCTGCCGCGCCGCCTCCTGCACCTTGCGGCGGGTGTCCTGGTTCACGGTGGAATAGCCGTTGAGTGCACGGCTGACCGTGGCCTGAGACAGGCCCAGATGCTCGGCAAGATCCTTGAGATTGGCCACGGCGCTCCTCATCGCTGGCGGGGTGCGCTTACGGGTGTTTATGAAAGCGCTTTAAGTTTGCTTGTACCGCAGGAGCGGGCGTTGGATCAACCAAAACTCTCCTGCAGGCGCTTTTATTCATGTAAATAAGGAAAATGCACCGTGCCGCGATCCGGGCTTGACAGAATCGCCCGACCTGAAATTATAGAAAGCGCTTTCAATAACCCGCCGCACACCGGAGAATCACATGACGTCGCCTCTTTCCCTTCCCGCAAACGGACAGCTGGCCGGCGATGCCGATTGGTGGCGTGGCGCGGTGATTTACCAGATCTACCCGCGCTCCTTTCAGGATGACAACGGCGATGGCATCGGCGATCTGGCGGGCATCACCCGCCGCCTCGATCACATCGCAAGCTTGGGCGCGGACGCGATCTGGCTTTCGCCCTTCTTCACCTCGCCCATGAAGGACATGGGCTATGACGTGTCCGATTACTGCGACGTGGATCCATCCTTCGGCACGCTCGCCGATTTCGACGCGCTGGTGGCCAAGGCCCACGGGCTGGGCCTGCGCGTGATGATCGATCAGGTGCTCTCGCACACGTCTGATCAGCACCCGTGGTTCGAGGAAAGCCGCCAATCCCGCGAGGGCGACAAGGCCGATTGGTACGTCTGGGCCGATGCGCAGGCCGATGGCACCCCGCCGACGAACTGGCAGTCCGTTTTCGGCGGTGCCGCCTGGACGTGGGATGCCCGCCGCAAGCAATACTACCTGCACAACTTCCTGTCCTCGCAGCCGGATCTGAACTTCCACTGTGTCGCTGTGCAGGATGCGCTGCTCGATACCGTGCGTTTCTGGCTGGATCGCGGTGTGGATGGTTTCCGGCTTGATACCGTGAACTTCTATTTCCACGATCAGGATCTGCGCAACAACCCGCCCGCCGGCGGCGCAGGCAATGACGTGCCCGATATCAACCCCTACGGCTATCAGGATCACGTCTATGACAAGACGCGGCCCGAAAACATCGGCTTCCTGAAGCGCTTCCGCGCGCTGCTCGATCAGTTCCCCGGCACCGCTGCCGTGGGCGAAGTGGGCGATGGCGAGCGCAGCCTGCAGACGATGGCGGAATACACTGCCGACGGCGACCGGCTGCAGATGTGCTACTCCTTCGACATGCTGGGCCCGGATTTCTCCAAAGAGCACTTCCGCGGCTGCATCGAGAAATTCGAAGCCGCCAGCGAGGAATTCAGCCAGGGCAATTCCTGGCCGTGCTGGGCCTTCTCCAACCACGATGTGAACCGCCACATGAGCCGCTGGGCCCATCACGCGGAAGATCAAGCCGCACTGGCCAAGCTCGCAGGCGGCCTGCTGATGAGCCTGAAAGGTTCGATCTGCCTCTATCAGGGCGAGGAACTGGGCCTCATCGAGGCCGAGCTGCAATTCGAGGATCTGACGGACCCTTACGGCATCACCTTCTGGCCCGAGTTCAAGGGCCGCGACGGCTGCCGCACGCCGATGGTCTGGGATCACGCCGCGCCCAACGCGGGCTTCTCCGCCGCCAACAAGACATGGCTGCCGGTGACCCCGCCCCATGCCGCCGTCGCGGTGGACACGCAGGCCGGGCTTGAGCTGTCGATCCTTGAGCACTACCGCGCCTTCCTCTCGATGCGCAAAACCCGCGCCTCGCTGATCAAAGGCGACATCGCATTCCTCGATTGGGAGGGCGGTCTCGCCTT
The sequence above is drawn from the Pseudoruegeria sp. SHC-113 genome and encodes:
- a CDS encoding substrate-binding domain-containing protein — encoded protein: MANLKDLAEHLGLSQATVSRALNGYSTVNQDTRRKVQEAARQLNYRPNTSARRLATGRAGAYGLVLDQSDDLLNDPHFVDFLAGFTQELAAQDLDVMLTSAEGLATYRRYASTGKVDGFVISAPKVKDARVAALTEMAFPFVVHGQTEADAPYAFYDIANERAFHDATRLLLNLGHRRIALINGPTDTMFARQRLDGFKKAFAEKSLQTEPRLIHHATMSEDEGYALTRQLFAGSEPPTAILCSSTLQTLGLTRRLREEGLEMGRDVSVISHDDGLSSMKTENFSVPLTVTRAPIREAGQEIARMLVALGNGAKVDTQQKTAPVELIVRASTSAAPQE
- a CDS encoding alpha-glucosidase family protein; the protein is MTSPLSLPANGQLAGDADWWRGAVIYQIYPRSFQDDNGDGIGDLAGITRRLDHIASLGADAIWLSPFFTSPMKDMGYDVSDYCDVDPSFGTLADFDALVAKAHGLGLRVMIDQVLSHTSDQHPWFEESRQSREGDKADWYVWADAQADGTPPTNWQSVFGGAAWTWDARRKQYYLHNFLSSQPDLNFHCVAVQDALLDTVRFWLDRGVDGFRLDTVNFYFHDQDLRNNPPAGGAGNDVPDINPYGYQDHVYDKTRPENIGFLKRFRALLDQFPGTAAVGEVGDGERSLQTMAEYTADGDRLQMCYSFDMLGPDFSKEHFRGCIEKFEAASEEFSQGNSWPCWAFSNHDVNRHMSRWAHHAEDQAALAKLAGGLLMSLKGSICLYQGEELGLIEAELQFEDLTDPYGITFWPEFKGRDGCRTPMVWDHAAPNAGFSAANKTWLPVTPPHAAVAVDTQAGLELSILEHYRAFLSMRKTRASLIKGDIAFLDWEGGLAFLRRYEGETTLCVFNLTKEPVRFALPEGHITPLFGAVSGAAASLEGFGLLIADIS